One Coccinella septempunctata chromosome 1, icCocSept1.1, whole genome shotgun sequence DNA window includes the following coding sequences:
- the LOC123310464 gene encoding NEDD8-conjugating enzyme Ubc12 yields the protein MIKLFSLKQQKKDGESSPRGGQQKKASAAQLRITKDINELNLPKTCATEFSDPDDLLNFRLIICPDEGFYKNGRFIFSFKVGPNYPHEPPKVKCETSVYHPNIDQQGNVCLNILREDWKPVLTINSIVYGLQYLFLEPNPEDPLNKEAAEVLSSNRRVFETNVQKAMRGGYVGGVYFDRCLTK from the exons ATGATTAAACTATTTTCACTAAAGCAGCAAAAAAAAGATGGCGAATCTTCTCCTAGAGGTGGTCAACAGAAAAAGGCCTCAGCTGCTCAACTGAGGATAACAAAAG ATATCAATGAGTTAAATTTACCTAAAACATGTGCTACGGAATTTTCTGATCCAGACGATCTACTAAATTTCAGATTAATAATTTGCCCAGATGAG GGATTTTATAAAAATGGTCGGTTCATATTCAGTTTCAAAGTAGGACCTAATTACCCACATGAACCTCCCAAAGTGAAATGTGAAACATCAGTTTATCATCCAAATATTGACCAGCAAGGAAATGTATGTCTCAATATATTAAGGGAAGATTGGAAACCTGTCCTTACTATCAATAGTATTGTATATGGATTGCAATATTTATTCCTTGAACCAAATCCAGAAGATCCCCTGAATAAAGAAGCAGCAGAAGTATTATCCAGTAATAGAAGAGTTTTTGAAACAAATGTGCAAAAGGCAATGCGAGGGGGATATGTAGGAGGAGTGTACTTCGATCGATGTCTAACAAAGTGA